AATAATTGTCTGATATTTTCAGGCCTCATCCCCCATCGCGATGGCTTCAGCTCTGCGGTGTAGCGCTGCTGGTAAGGTTTCTGCTACACACATTTCCCGTTCAAGTGAGAGAGGGGGTTAACAGTTTCTTCATATTCGTAAAGAGTAATGGTTTACAGACTATTATAGCAAGTGTGCTCTTATAGCAGATAGCGATTTTTTTGTTTGAAAAAACAATTTGTTCAGTCAGAAGGACAAAAACAGGCTGCTATTTCCCGGGAACATTGATCTGAGAAATAATCGTCTTCAGATATTTCTCAATTTCTTTTTTGCATTCAACATAGCATTGAAAGCCTCCCCCGATCGGATCCGAAACGTCTTTTCCTTCGGGAGAAAGCAGCCTTACGGACGACTCCAGATCGGGGCGTTCCGCCAGAATGGCAGCACGGTGGCCTTGGGTCATTATATAAAGATAGTCTGCCTGCTCAAGTAAACGTTCTGTGAGAGGCTGACTTTCGTGGGCCTGAATATCAATTCCCTGTTCAGCAAGGATGGTCACGCCTTCTGGGCTGGGGGGAGCCCCCATAGCTGCTGCCAGGCCCGCAGAACCAACAATAAAACCGTGATCTGATAATTCATCTTCCTGACAGCCAAGCTTATTAGAAAGCATTTTGCGGAATAAGCCTTCGGCCATGGGACTGCGGCAGGTGTTACCTGTGCAGACAAACATATAGATTTCGCTGGATAGTCTTTTCAAGGTAGTTTCCGTTACGACGCCTGGTTGAAGGATGCTCCATTGATTGTCGGTAATAGAGATAATGGTAGATTGATCGCCAAACCGGGAAGGGCCATCGTCAATAATCAGTGCGACCTGGTCCTCAAAATCTTCCATGAGGGCATCTGCGGTCTGATATTTTGATTGTTCATTCAGCAGGACCAGCGGTGAAGGCGAGAGCCGTAAAGTCTGGTAAATGATTTCATGCGCGGGGGCCCGTAGACGGATACGATCTCCCGGACAAATCAGCGATTGCACTTCTTCTGGTAATTGAGAGAACAGAC
This window of the Gimesia fumaroli genome carries:
- a CDS encoding arsenate reductase/protein-tyrosine-phosphatase family protein, which codes for MTERINLKQTDDIRDVIHLAVQYLAKGGLVAFPTATAYVIAGQSLSTSAMSSLRAFSQTDEPLVLCVKGFDEALDYLPDMPPIGRKLAKRCWPGPVVMDMDRPGPDSLFSQLPEEVQSLICPGDRIRLRAPAHEIIYQTLRLSPSPLVLLNEQSKYQTADALMEDFEDQVALIIDDGPSRFGDQSTIISITDNQWSILQPGVVTETTLKRLSSEIYMFVCTGNTCRSPMAEGLFRKMLSNKLGCQEDELSDHGFIVGSAGLAAAMGAPPSPEGVTILAEQGIDIQAHESQPLTERLLEQADYLYIMTQGHRAAILAERPDLESSVRLLSPEGKDVSDPIGGGFQCYVECKKEIEKYLKTIISQINVPGK